Proteins encoded together in one Microcebus murinus isolate Inina chromosome 18, M.murinus_Inina_mat1.0, whole genome shotgun sequence window:
- the PSMD3 gene encoding 26S proteasome non-ATPase regulatory subunit 3 — MKQEGSARRRGADKTKPPPGGGEQEPPPPPAPQDVEMKEEAGGGSTGEADGKTAVAAAEHSQRELDTVTLEDIKEHVKQLEKAVSGKEPRFVLRALRMLPSTSRRLNHYVLYKAVHGFFTSNNATRDFLLPFLEEPMDTEADLQFRPRTGKAASAPLLPEVEAYLQLLVVIFLMNSKRYKEAQKISDDLMQKISTQNRRALDLVAAKCYYYHARVYEFLDKLDVVRSFLHARLRTATLRHDADGQATLLNLLLRNYLHYSLYDQAEKLVSKSVFPEQANNNEWARYLYYTGRIKAIQLEYSEARRTMTNALRKAPQHTAVGFKQTVHKLLIVVELLLGEIPDRLQFRQPSLKRSLMPYFLLTQAVRTGNLAKFNQVLDQFGEKFQADGTYTLIIRLRHNVIKTGVRMISLSYSRISLADIAQKLQLDSPEDAEFIVAKAIRDGVIEASINHEKGYVQSKEMIDIYSTREPQLAFHQRISFCLDIHNMSVKAMRFPPKSYNKDLESAEERREREQQDLEFAKEMAEDDDDSFP; from the exons ATGAAGCAGGAGGGCTCGGCGCGGCGCCGCGGCGCGGACAAGACGAAGCCGCCGCCCGGCGGAGGGGAACAAGAACCAccaccgcccccggccccccAGGATGTAGAGATGAAAGAGGAGGCGGGTGGCGGGTCCACGGGGGAGGCAGACGGCAAGACGGCGGTGGCAGCGGCTGAGCACTCCCAGCGAGAGCTGGACACTGTCACCTTGGAGG ACATCAAGGAGCATGTGAAACAGCTGGAGAAGGCCGTTTCGGGCAAGGAGCCGAGATTCGTGCTGCGGGCCCTACGGATGCTGCCTTCCACATCACGCCGCCTCAACCACTATGTTCTGTATAAAGCTGTGCATGGCTTCTTCACCTCAAACAATGCCACTCGGGACTTCCTGCTCcccttcctggaagag CCCATGGACACAGAAGCTGATTTACAATTCCGTCCCCGCACAGGAAAAGCTGCATCGGCACCTCTCCTGCCTGAGGTGGAAGCCTATCTCCAGCTCCTTGTGGTCATCTTTCTGATGAACAGCAAGCGCTACAAAGAG GCACAGAAAATCTCTGATGACCTGATGCAGAAGATCAGTACTCAAAACCGCCGGGCCCTGGACCTTGTGGCTGCAAAGTGTTACTATTATCACGCCCGGGTCTATGAGTTCCTGGACAAGCTGGATGTGGTGCGCAG CTTCTTACACGCTCGGCTCCGGACAGCCACCCTGCGGCATGACGCCGACGGGCAGGCCACCCTGCTGAACCTCCTGCTGCGGAACTACCTACACTACAGTTTGTACGACCAGGCCGAGAAGCTGGTGTCCAAGTCCGTGTTCCCCGAGCAGGCCAACAACAACGAGTGGGCAAGGTACCTCTACTACACAG GGCGCATCAAAGCCATCCAGCTGGAGTACTCAGAGGCCCGGAGAACAATGACCAATGCCCTTCGCAAGGCCCCTCAGCACACGGCTGTCGGCTTCAAACAGACG GTGCACAAGCTTCTCATCGTGGTGGAGCTGTTGCTGGGGGAGATCCCCGACCGGCTGCAGTTCCGTCAGCCCTCTCTCAAGCGCTCACTCATGCCCTACTTCCTTCTGACCCAAG CTGTCAGGACAGGAAACCTAGCCAAGTTCAACCAGGTCCTGGATCAGTTTGGGGAGAAGTTTCAAGCAGATGGGACCTACACCCTGATTATCCGACTGCGACACAATGTCATTAAGACAG GTGTACGCATGATCAGCCTCTCCTACTCCCGAATCTCCCTGGCCGACATTGCCCAGAAGCTGCAGCTGGATAGCCCTGAAGATGCAGAGTTCATCGTTGCCAAG GCCATCCGGGATGGTGTCATTGAGGCCAGCATCAACCACGAGAAAGGCTACGTTCAGTCCAAGGAGATGATCGACATCTATTCCACCCGCGAGCCCCAGCTGGCCTTCCACCAGCGCATCTCCTTCTGCCTGGACATCCACAACATGTCCGTCAAG GCCATGCGGTTCCCTCCCAAATCCTACAACAAGGACTTGGAGTCTGCAGAG GAGCGGCGCGAGCGAGAGCAGCAAGACTTGGAGTTTGCCAAAGAGATGGCGGAAGATGACGACGACAGCTTCCCTTGA
- the GSDMA gene encoding gasdermin-A, with amino-acid sequence MTMFENVTRALARQLNPRGDLTPLDSLIDFKRFHPFCLVLRKRKSTLFWGARYVRTDYTLLDVLEPGSSPSDPTDAGSFGFKNMLDARVEGEVDVPKTVKVTGTAGLSRNSTLEVQTLSVAPKALETLQGERKLVADHPFLKEMRDRGENLYVVMEVVETVQEVTLERAGKAEGCFSLPFFAPLGLQGSVNHKEAVTIPKGCVLAFRVRQLMVKGKDEWDIPHICNDNMQTFPPGEKPGEEKFIFIQASDVGDVHEGFKTLKEEVQRETQEVDKLSRMGQSSLLSSLSKLLGKKKELQDLELELEGALDKGHEVALEALPKDVLLSKEAMGAILYFLGALTELSEAQQKLLVKSMEKKILPVQLKLVESTMEQNFLQDKESVFPLQPELLSPLGEEELTLTEALVGLSGLEVQRSGPQYTWDPDTLPRLCALYASLSLLQLLTKAS; translated from the exons ATGACCATGTTTGAAAATGTCACCCGGGCCCTGGCCAGGCAACTAAACCCTCGAGGGGACCTGACACCGCTTGACAGCCTCATTGACTTTAAGCGCTTCCACCCCTTCTGCCTGgtgctgaggaagaggaagagcacGCTGTTCTGGGGGGCCCGCTACGTCCGCACCGACTACACCCTCCTAGACGTGCTGGAGCCCGGCAGCTCCCCTTCAG ATCCAACAGACGCTGGGAGCTTTGGCTTTAAGAACATGCTGGATGCCCGAGTGGAGGGTGAAGTGGATGTGCCAAAGACGGTGAAGGTGACGGGGACTGCAGGGCTGTCCCGGAACAGCACCCTGGAGGTCCAGACACTCAGCGTGGCTCCCAAGGCCCTGGAGACCTTGCAGGGGGAGAG GAAGCTGGTGGCAGATCACCCGTTCCTGAAGGAGATGCGAGATCGGGGAGAGAACCTGTACGTGGTGATGGAGGTGGTGGAGACAGTGCAGGAGGTCACCCTAGAGAGAGCCGGCAAGGCGgagggctgcttctccctccccttctttgCCCCCCTGGGGCTACAG GGGTCTGTAAACCACAAGGAGGCTGTGACCATCCCCAAGGGCTGCGTCCTGGCGTTTCGAGTGAGACAGCTGATGGTCAAAGGCAAAGATGAGTGGG ATATTCCGCACATCTGCAATGACAACATGCAAACCTTCCCTCCTGGGG AAAAGCCAGGAGAGGAGAAGTTCATCT TTATCCAGGCATCTGATGTTG GGGACGTACACGAAGGCTTCAAGACTCTAAAagaagaggttcagagagagACCCAAGAAGTGGACAAGCTGAGCCGGATGGGGCAAAGCTCCCTGCTCAGCTCCCTCAGCAAACTTCTAGGGAAGAAAAAGGAGCTACAGGACCTTGAGCTTGAG CTTGAAGGGGCTCTAGACAAGGGACATGAAGTGGCGCTGGAGGCACTCCCAAAAGACGTCCTGCTATCAAAGGAGGCTATGGGTGCCATCCTCTATTTCCTTGGAGCACTAACAG agctaAGTGAAGCCCAACAGAAACTGCTGGTAAAATCCATGGAGAAGAAGATCCTACCTGTGCAGCTAAAGctg GTGGAGAGCACAATGGAACAGAATTTCCTCCAGGATAAAGAGAGTGTTTTCCCTCTGCAGCCAGAGCTGCTCTCCCCACTTGGGGAAGAGGAACTGACCCTCACGGAGGCCCTAGTGGGACTGAGTGGCCTGGAAGTGCAGAGATCCGGCCCCCAATACACATGGGACCCAGACACCCTCCCTCGCCTCTGTGCCCTTTACGCTAGCCTCTCCCTCCTTCAGCTGCTGACCAAGGCTTCCTAA